The sequence TGGGGAGAGTATGCGGGAAATGGCCCTCTGATTGCCGGTAGAAACTACGACTGGTTTGACTCTTATGCGGGCTTTGCCCGGAAGCTTGCGGTCACGGTCTGGCATCCCGATTCCGGTATCCCCACGGCCATGGTCACCTTTGCGGGCGTGATGTACATGACCACAGGCATGAACGCGGAAGGGCTTTTTCTGGAGCTGAACAACGGCATGCCATCCGGCGGCGGGCTTACCTACACGAACCGGGTGCCTGCCATTGTCAGTTTGATGGGTTTTCTGATGGATTATGAAAGGATTCCTCAGCTGGATGCGGCCTTTCACAGCACAAGGCCGGAGTTTGCCTTTATCATTACTGTTGCGGATAAAGAGGGGGCCTTTGCCTATGAGTGGGCACCCTTTGACCTGAAGCGGCGGGGGCCGGACAGGGAGGGGCTGCTGGTGGCCACCAACCATTTTGCAGACCCGGCATGGGGCCTTGCCCTGCAGCCGGGTACGGGGTTTGAGTCTCCCCTGCGGCGGGAGAATCTGTTGCACCTTGCTGAAGAGCATAAGGGCGTCATGGGGCTGGATACCATGGCGGCTGTGCTGGATACACCCATGGATCAGGGGGGAGCTACCTGGCCGCCGGAGGGAAATATCCGAACGGTCTATCAGGTGATAGCCCTTCCGGGGGAGCGCATGTTCCGGATCAAGGTGCCGGGTTATCAGGAGTGGACGGATGTGGATCTGAAACCGTTTTTTCAATAAAAGGATGGGGTCTTATGGGAATGCGGAGTATGAGGTGCCTGCTGTCGGTTCTGCTGGTGATGCTGGCAGGCTTATCGTTTGCGGATATGCGGCCGGTGCGGATCGGTATATCCAAGATTGTGGCCCATCCGGCGCTGGATGCGCTGGAGCAGGGGGTGCAGGACGGCCTCCGGGAGAGCTGGCCCAATGCGGTGTTTGATCTGCAGAATGCCAATGGGGATCTGTCCACGGCCGCTTCCATTGCCCAGAAATTCAGAGCTCAGAAGGTGGATCTGGCGGTGGGTATTGCCACTCCCACCTCACAGGCTCTGGTGAATCTTCTCCGGGATCAGCCCGTAATTTACTGTGCGGTCACGGATCCCGTGGATGCCGGGCTGGTGGATTCCTATGATCAGGGCGGGGATAATGTAACCGGGTACTCGGATATGACCCCTGTGGCAGAACAGATTGATTTTTTGCTGAGGGTGCGGCCTATGAAGCGTCTGGGCCATATTTATGCCAGCGGCGAAGCCAATGCGGTGCGTCTTGCCGAAATTGCCCGCAGGGTATGTGAGGCAAGGGGAATAGAATTTGTGGAAAGCACCGTGGCTAACAGTGCGGAGGTAAGGCAGGCCATTCAGGCCATCATCCGCAGGGTGGATGGAGTGTATCTCAGTAACGACAATACGGTATTTGCGGCCCTGCCTGCCGTATCGGAAGTATGCATGCGTCACAGGGTGCCGCTGGTGACGGCGGATCCCAGCTCCGCACGCAACATCCCTGTGCTGGCCGCCTGGGGGTTTGACTATTACCGCATGGGGCTGGCCACGGGGCGGCTGGCCGGAGAGGTCCTTTCCGGTACTCCTACGGCGGATATTCCTACCCAGTATATGAAGGATCCATCGGACATGGAGCTTCTGGTGAATCTGGATGTGGCTGCCATGCTGGGCGTGGAGATCCCGGCCGATTTGCTGGAACAGGCCAGTATCCTAATTAAAAACGGACAGGTGACAGAGGTTCGCTAGGCTATGATAGAAGGTATTTTTGTGGAGGGCCTGATTTACGGCATTATGGCTCTGGGTGTTTTTTTCACGTTCCGGATTCTGAATTTTCCGGATCTCACGGTGGATGGCTCCTTTCCTCTGGGGGCCGCCGTGATGGCTGCATGTCTTGCCGGTGGCGCCGGTATCGTCTGGGGCCTGAGCCTTGCTGTTATTGCCGGGTGGCTTGCCGGTGCGGTTACGGCTGTTATTCATAACCGGCTGAAGGTGCCCCATCTCCTTGCCGGTATCCTGACCATGACCATGCTCTATTCCATCAATATCCGTATCATGGGTAACAGGGCCAACCTGCCTCTGGTACGGACGGACACTCTTTTTTCCATGGTTACAGGAGTCTTTCCCGGCCTGGATCCCTCCTGGGTACTGCTGATTTTTTTTCTGCTGCTGGTCCTTCTGATCAAATTGCTGCTGGATCTTTTTTTTCTTACGGATATGGGGCTTATTTTCGGTGCTCTGGGCAATAACGAGCAGATGGTCGTGTCCGCAGGGGTGAATCCTGCCACGTATAAAGTGATCGGTGTGGGGATCTCCAATGCACTGGTGGCCCTTTCCGGAGCGCTGGTGGCCCAGTATCAGGGCTTTGCCGATGTGAATCTGGGGCTGGGCATGGTGGTGTTCGGGCTGGCTGCGGTGATGATAGGAGAATTTCTTATACCCTCCAACCGTATCTGGGTGCTTACCCTCCGGGTGCTTCTGGGGGCCATCCTTTATAAGGCCATTCTGTATCTGGGGCGGTATTATGGTTACGCCATCCACATGACTCCCAATGACCTTAAGCTGATTTCAGGCCTTCTGATTATTGCCGCACTCATGCTGACCCGAAGGGGCCAAAAGGGTGGAAAGGGGCTTTTTTCATGATACGCCTTGAAGGAATCGTGAAAACCTTTCATGGGGGAACAGCGGATGAAAATCCGGTTTTTTCGGGTCTGGAACTTGCCATACCGGAGGGTTCGTTCGTTACGGTGATTGGCTCCAATGGAGCGGGTAAGTCCACTCTTCTGAACCTCATATCCGGTAAAATATTTGCGGATGCGGGGCGGGTTGTGATCAACGGAATGGATATGGGGCGGGAGCCTGAGCATCGGCGGGCCCGGTATATAGGAAGAATTTTTCAGGATCCCCTGGCAGGAACTGCTGCCACCATGAGCGTGGAAGATAATCTGATGATAGCTGCCAGAAAGGGGTTTCGCGGGCTTCGTATCAGTTTGAATGCCAAGAGACGGGTTCTGTTCCGGGACCATCTTTCCCGTCTTGGTATGGGGCTGGAAAACAGAATGCGGGACAACGTGGGCCTTCTTTCCGGTGGACAGCGTCAGGCTCTTACCCTTCTGATGATGGTCATGTCGCGACCTTCCCTGATTCTGCTGGATGAGCACACGGCGGCACTGGATCCAAGAAATGCGGCACGTGTGATGGATCTTACCTGTTCTTTTGTGCAGGATTACGGCTTAACTACCCTGATGGTCACCCATAATATGGCCCACGCCATCCGCTATGGTAACCGTCTTCTCATGATGGACGGGGGAAAGATTGTGCTGGATATTGCCGGTGAAGAAAAGACCTCCCTTACGGTGGAAGGTCTTGTGAAACGGTTTGCGGATCTGGGGGCAACGGCTTCCGATGCACTTCTGCTGGCCCGCTCCGGCGCATGATCCCGTGGAGGTCGGCATGATAACGGGAGAGGGGTGCTCCCTCTCCCGCCCGTTTCAGCGCCCGGTCTTCAGTCGTTCCCAATATCTCTGGTAAATCAGAATGGCATCTCCCACGTCGGTCTGAAACTCTCCTGTTTCCACCAGTTCGGCATCGGGATACACCGTAGGATTGGAGGCCACTTCAGGGCTGAGAAGAGCTTTGGCGGCCTTGTTGGGTGTGGCGTATCCGATTTCTTCCGTAATCATCCGGGCAATTTCCGGCCTGAGTACAAAGTCGATGAAGCGATGGGCCGCTTCGGGGTTGGCGGCGCCCTTTGGAATGACCATGGAGTCTACCCAGAAAACAGCTCCTTCCTTCGGGTAAATGTAACGGATATCGGGATTCTCCTCGGCAGCCATATAGGCTTCTCCGTTCCAGATGGCGCCGATGACCGCTTCTCCGCTGAGCAACACCTGTTTCTGATTTTCCGCAGCAAAGACCCGCAGGCTGGGCATGAGTGCCCGGAGTTTCTCATAGGCAGCGGCAATTTCCGACTCTTCTGTGCTGTTGCCGGAAAATCCCAGTACATGGAGGGCCACGCCAAATACCTCGCGCATGTCATTGGTCAGCATCACCCGGCCCCGGTATATGGGATTCCAGAAGTCTTCAAAAGCGCTGACCCCGGAGGCATCGGTCATGCCTGCGTGTACGCCGATGGCTGTAGAGCCCCAGAGATAGGGGATGGAGTACCGGTTTTCCGGGTCATAGGGCTTGTTCAGCAGGGAAGGATCCAGATTGCTCATGCCGGGGAGCCGGGTTTTGTCCAGAGGCATGAGCAGGCCTTCCTGACGCATTTTATCCACAAAATAGGTGGAGGGAAAAATGAGATCATAGCCTTTGCCGTCCAGCAGTTTGATGCGGGCATACATGGTCTCATTGGCATCATAGGTTGTGTAGATCACACGGATGCCCGTTTCCTTCTCAAAAAGGGAAATGACGGCATTGGGCATGTATTCCGACCAGTTGTAGACGTAAAGGGTCTGCCGGGCCTGGGCGGAACCGGTAAATATCAGGCAAAACACCAGCAGCAGGGTGACAGCCATTTTTTTCATTGTCGTCGCTCCTTGATCATCCATTGTGAAGCCAGCACGGAAACCAGCGTGATGGCGAACATCAGTGTGGAAAGGGCGTTCACCTCCGGTTTTACACCGAGGCGAACCATGGAGTAGATACGCAAAGGCAGAATTTCATAGGATGGGCTGGTAACAAAAAAGCTGACAATAACATCATCTACCGAAAGGGTGAAGGACAGGAGCCAGCCGGAAAGAACCGCAGGCATGATCATGGGCAGAATCACCCGGCGGAAGGTCTGAAACTCATCCGCTCCCAGATCCTTGGCCGCCTCAATGACATGATGGTCAAAGCCGGAAATCCGTGCGTAGACCGTTACCACCACAAAGGGCAGGCAGAAGGTGACATGGGCAATGACCAGAGTGATGAAGCCCACGGGAATTCCGAGGAGGATAAAAAGAATGAGAAGGGAAATGCCCATGACAATATCCGGACTCATCATCACAATATACACCATTGTGTAGAGAACCTTACGGCCTGCAAAACGGTAGCGGTAAAAAGCCAGTGCCGCAAGGGTGCCGATAAAGGTGGCAATACAACTGGAAACCAGTGCCACCTCCAGAGTATGCATGGCAGCTTTCAGCAGCATGGGGTTGGCCGCAAGGGCTTTGTACCAGTCCAGGGTGAATCCCTGCCACTGGCTTCCGTAGCGGGCGGCGTTGAAGGAATAGATGATGAGAATCACCAGAGGTGTGTACAGAAATCCATAGACCATTACCATATACAGGGTGCGGCCGAGGCGTTGATCCCGGTTTGCCATTATTCACCTCCTCCGCTCATCGGATGATGCTTTCGTTGAAGCGTTTCATGCTGCGCCAGTAGGCCAGAAGCATGAGGGCCATGGTAAGGGTGAGCATGACGCTGGCTGCGGATCCGAAGGGCCAGTTTCTTGCAGTAAGAAACTGGTCCCGGATGAGATTACCCACCAGAATGCTGCGGGAACCACCCAGAATATCGGGGATGTAGAAAAGTCCCATGGCAGGCAGGAAGACCAGGATGGATCCGGCAATAATACCCGGCAGGGTCAGGGGAATGACGATGCGGGTAAAACGCTGGAAACGGTTGGCCCCCAGATCTTCGGCGGCCTCAAGGAGTTTGGGGTCCATTTTTTCAATGGCGGCAAAGAGGGGCAGAATCATGAAGGGGAGCAGGTTATACACAAGCCCCAGAAGAACGGCTCCTTCTGTATACAGCATGGGAAGGGGAGTCTCTATGAGGCCAAGGTTCATCAGCCAGGTATTGATCAGGCCATTGGCCCGCATGAGCATCATCAGGGCATAGGTGCGGACAAGGGAGCTGGTCCAGAAGGGGATAATCACCAGCACCAGCAGCAGTCGGCGCCATTGCCGGGGCGCCCGTGCAATGCCATAGGCAAAGGGATAGCCTGCCACCAGGCAGATCAGGGTTACGATCATGGAAATTCGGAACGATTCCAGAAAAATACTCAAAAATACCGGATCAATGAGGGTCTGGTAGGCCTCCAGACTGAAGCGGATGCGTACAAAATTACCGGCATCCCTTTCCAGAAAGCTTGTGAACAGAACCAGCATATTCGGTGTGAAAACAAAGAGCCCCAGCCAGGTGCAGACCAGCAGGATGACTCCGTTTTTAAAGAAACTCTTTTCACTCTTCATGGGAAAAGACCACCTCCCATCCCTCAATCCAGCTCACACAGACCTTTTCGCCCCCGGCATAGAAGATGTGTTCCGCATCTTCATTGAAAAATTCCGTAACAAAGATCTGTTCTCCGGAATCCAAACGGATTACCAGATCCACGGTGGAGCCTTTATAAAGGAGTTCTTCCACCACTCCGGGCAGATAGGGTGGAATGCAGCCATCGGAAAGACGTTCGATTTTGAGATCCTCAGGACGGAGCAGTATGCGAACCGGTTGGTTTCTCTGGAAGGATTTCCGGGTGTTCAGGGGGAAATCCGTTTTGCCAAGGCGGCAGATGTAGCCCCCTTCCGGCCTTGCCGTAAGGATATGGCCTTCAAACACATTGATCTGGCCCACAAATCGGGCCACAAACATGTTCACCGGCTCTTCATAGATTTCCTGGGGTGCGCCTACCTGTTCGATGTGTCCTCCGTTCATCACCACAACCCGGTCGCTCATAAAGAGGGCTTCCTCCTGATCATGGGTAACGAAGATAAAAGTGATGCCGAGGTGACGCTGGAGGCGTTTCAGTTCCAGCTGCATGGTTTTTCTGAGCTGATAGTCCAGGGCCGAAAGGGGCTCGTCCAGGAGCAGTACCAGGGGGCGGTTGACAATGGCCCGGGCCATGGCCACCCGCTGCTGCTGACCTCCGGAGAGCTGGTGCACCCTGCGATGGGCATATTCCGCAAGTTTGACCATGGACAGGGCTTCCTGCACCCGCTGACGGATTTCCTTTTTGGGAGTTTTTTTCAGCTGAAGACCAAAGGCCACATTATCAAACACGCTCATATGGGGAAAGAGGGCGTAGGACTGGAAAACCGTATTGACATCCCTCTGGTTGGGCGGCACCTCGTTCACACAGCGGCCTGCGAGGATGACCTCTCCGGTCGTGGGTTGTTCAAATCCGGCCAGGAGCCGCAGTATGGTGGTTTTGCCGCAGCCTGA comes from Desulfobotulus pelophilus and encodes:
- a CDS encoding C45 family autoproteolytic acyltransferase/hydolase, which produces MKKMVLILLGGIMVVTGMMHAGAKAVVTGPVVTFEGGSLYRSGKVPVLDLHGSFHAMGRQYGYLLAEELQLLYGEAIENYFLKEKGLSAAVMDQTAEALYDLYPRRFKDILTGMAETSGLSLKQQIRLNALELYGVLTGCSGIFAWGEYAGNGPLIAGRNYDWFDSYAGFARKLAVTVWHPDSGIPTAMVTFAGVMYMTTGMNAEGLFLELNNGMPSGGGLTYTNRVPAIVSLMGFLMDYERIPQLDAAFHSTRPEFAFIITVADKEGAFAYEWAPFDLKRRGPDREGLLVATNHFADPAWGLALQPGTGFESPLRRENLLHLAEEHKGVMGLDTMAAVLDTPMDQGGATWPPEGNIRTVYQVIALPGERMFRIKVPGYQEWTDVDLKPFFQ
- a CDS encoding ABC transporter substrate-binding protein, which encodes MGMRSMRCLLSVLLVMLAGLSFADMRPVRIGISKIVAHPALDALEQGVQDGLRESWPNAVFDLQNANGDLSTAASIAQKFRAQKVDLAVGIATPTSQALVNLLRDQPVIYCAVTDPVDAGLVDSYDQGGDNVTGYSDMTPVAEQIDFLLRVRPMKRLGHIYASGEANAVRLAEIARRVCEARGIEFVESTVANSAEVRQAIQAIIRRVDGVYLSNDNTVFAALPAVSEVCMRHRVPLVTADPSSARNIPVLAAWGFDYYRMGLATGRLAGEVLSGTPTADIPTQYMKDPSDMELLVNLDVAAMLGVEIPADLLEQASILIKNGQVTEVR
- a CDS encoding ABC transporter permease; this encodes MIEGIFVEGLIYGIMALGVFFTFRILNFPDLTVDGSFPLGAAVMAACLAGGAGIVWGLSLAVIAGWLAGAVTAVIHNRLKVPHLLAGILTMTMLYSINIRIMGNRANLPLVRTDTLFSMVTGVFPGLDPSWVLLIFFLLLVLLIKLLLDLFFLTDMGLIFGALGNNEQMVVSAGVNPATYKVIGVGISNALVALSGALVAQYQGFADVNLGLGMVVFGLAAVMIGEFLIPSNRIWVLTLRVLLGAILYKAILYLGRYYGYAIHMTPNDLKLISGLLIIAALMLTRRGQKGGKGLFS
- a CDS encoding ABC transporter ATP-binding protein, which encodes MIRLEGIVKTFHGGTADENPVFSGLELAIPEGSFVTVIGSNGAGKSTLLNLISGKIFADAGRVVINGMDMGREPEHRRARYIGRIFQDPLAGTAATMSVEDNLMIAARKGFRGLRISLNAKRRVLFRDHLSRLGMGLENRMRDNVGLLSGGQRQALTLLMMVMSRPSLILLDEHTAALDPRNAARVMDLTCSFVQDYGLTTLMVTHNMAHAIRYGNRLLMMDGGKIVLDIAGEEKTSLTVEGLVKRFADLGATASDALLLARSGA
- a CDS encoding extracellular solute-binding protein, yielding MKKMAVTLLLVFCLIFTGSAQARQTLYVYNWSEYMPNAVISLFEKETGIRVIYTTYDANETMYARIKLLDGKGYDLIFPSTYFVDKMRQEGLLMPLDKTRLPGMSNLDPSLLNKPYDPENRYSIPYLWGSTAIGVHAGMTDASGVSAFEDFWNPIYRGRVMLTNDMREVFGVALHVLGFSGNSTEESEIAAAYEKLRALMPSLRVFAAENQKQVLLSGEAVIGAIWNGEAYMAAEENPDIRYIYPKEGAVFWVDSMVIPKGAANPEAAHRFIDFVLRPEIARMITEEIGYATPNKAAKALLSPEVASNPTVYPDAELVETGEFQTDVGDAILIYQRYWERLKTGR
- the potC gene encoding spermidine/putrescine ABC transporter permease PotC; amino-acid sequence: MANRDQRLGRTLYMVMVYGFLYTPLVILIIYSFNAARYGSQWQGFTLDWYKALAANPMLLKAAMHTLEVALVSSCIATFIGTLAALAFYRYRFAGRKVLYTMVYIVMMSPDIVMGISLLILFILLGIPVGFITLVIAHVTFCLPFVVVTVYARISGFDHHVIEAAKDLGADEFQTFRRVILPMIMPAVLSGWLLSFTLSVDDVIVSFFVTSPSYEILPLRIYSMVRLGVKPEVNALSTLMFAITLVSVLASQWMIKERRQ
- the potB gene encoding spermidine/putrescine ABC transporter permease PotB produces the protein MKSEKSFFKNGVILLVCTWLGLFVFTPNMLVLFTSFLERDAGNFVRIRFSLEAYQTLIDPVFLSIFLESFRISMIVTLICLVAGYPFAYGIARAPRQWRRLLLVLVIIPFWTSSLVRTYALMMLMRANGLINTWLMNLGLIETPLPMLYTEGAVLLGLVYNLLPFMILPLFAAIEKMDPKLLEAAEDLGANRFQRFTRIVIPLTLPGIIAGSILVFLPAMGLFYIPDILGGSRSILVGNLIRDQFLTARNWPFGSAASVMLTLTMALMLLAYWRSMKRFNESIIR
- the potA gene encoding spermidine/putrescine ABC transporter ATP-binding protein PotA, which encodes MTQPVLQLKNVTKRFHDETAVENFSLDVHPGEFLTLLGPSGCGKTTILRLLAGFEQPTTGEVILAGRCVNEVPPNQRDVNTVFQSYALFPHMSVFDNVAFGLQLKKTPKKEIRQRVQEALSMVKLAEYAHRRVHQLSGGQQQRVAMARAIVNRPLVLLLDEPLSALDYQLRKTMQLELKRLQRHLGITFIFVTHDQEEALFMSDRVVVMNGGHIEQVGAPQEIYEEPVNMFVARFVGQINVFEGHILTARPEGGYICRLGKTDFPLNTRKSFQRNQPVRILLRPEDLKIERLSDGCIPPYLPGVVEELLYKGSTVDLVIRLDSGEQIFVTEFFNEDAEHIFYAGGEKVCVSWIEGWEVVFSHEE